A window of Betaproteobacteria bacterium genomic DNA:
ATGGAGCGTTTTATCGGTATTCTGATCGAGCACTACGCCGGTGCGATGCCGTTGTGGCTCTCGCCAGAGCAGATCGTGGTCCTCAATATCTCCGAGCATCAAGCCGACTATGCCGGCCAAGTGGCCCGGCGGCTCAGTGAAGCCGGCTTCCGCGCTCTTGCGGACTTGAGAAACGAGAAAATTACCTATAAAATTCGAGAACATAGTTTGCAGAAGCTGCCTTACCAACTGGTGGTTGGTGATAAAGAGGTGGCGGCAAACGCCGTTGCCGTGCGTACCCGTGGTGGTAGCGATCTCGGCCAGATGCCGCTCGGCGAATTCATCGAGCGACTTAAATCCGAGTTGCCGCAGTCGGGAAGCGCGGCTTAATTTTTTGATGGAGGCCTGCTTATAGCTCAGGACAGGGATGTCAGGATCAACGGCGAGATTACTGCGCCGGAGGTCCGGCTCATCGGTATCAAAGGTGAGCCAATCGGGGTCGTCAGTCTCGCCCAGGCGAATGCCATGGCGGAGGAGCTGGAAATCGATCTGGTAGAAATCGCGCCAACTGCGCAGCCGCCGGTAGCGCGGCTCATGGACTTCGGAAAGTTCAAGTACAGCGAGGCCAAGAAAAGGCACGAGGCCAAGCTCAAGCAGAAGCAGATTCAGGTCAAGGAAGTGAAATTCCGGCCAGGTACGGACGATGG
This region includes:
- the infC gene encoding translation initiation factor IF-3; this translates as MLIAQDRDVRINGEITAPEVRLIGIKGEPIGVVSLAQANAMAEELEIDLVEIAPTAQPPVARLMDFGKFKYSEAKKRHEAKLKQKQIQVKEVKFRPGTDDGDYQIKLRNLTRFLTEGDKTKITLRFRGREMAHQEFGFKLLERVKADLEPYGVVEQFPKMEGRQMVMVLSPKKK